In Megalobrama amblycephala isolate DHTTF-2021 linkage group LG21, ASM1881202v1, whole genome shotgun sequence, the genomic stretch GGAGAGGGTCACTTAAGAGGACATTAACCcatgtcttcattttttttaaaaaggcttataaatcagatttttttttttaaagtaattttttgagaaagtaaaaatgtgcacagtttcctgtgatgggtaggtttaggggtaggggtagtgtagggggatagaaaatacggtttgtacaagtataaaaaatattaatatccccaaaattcacaaaaacaaacgtgtgtgtatgtgctgtCTTGAAAGGTGATAGGattgtattattttaacattgaatTTACACAGACCGTTCAAAGGGATGCACAGTAATATCAGGCTTTCATTAATTTCTCTGGCTTTTACTGAAAGGTTGATTATAGGACCACATAAAAACTTGCAAGGATGAAactctgaaggatcatgtgacactgaagaccggagtaatgatgttgaaaattcagctttaccatcacaggaataaatgacattttaacaatacattaaaatagaaaacaatttgttacattgtaatactatttcagaattttattgtatttttgatcaaataaatgtagccttggtgagcagaaaactgttctttaaaaaacaaaacaaaacaaaaaacaatcccaaacttttaaagGGTGGTGTATATTGATTTTCACTTTGTTACATGGTAAAGAGaacacaattaaataaaataataaataatacatttctaTCATTTCTTTGAATAGACatttgaatttatgttgtgATTTTTCTGCACTAATCAACTAGATCTGTACTGTACGTGATTATTAGCTTAATTCAAGTGTCATGAATGTCATCTCTGTGTCTGGCTCTAGTATGTTGCTGGTGTTGCTGTGCTGGTTTGTCGGGGTCACAGTGCTTTTATACATCTTGTACTCCTGGCTCATCCCTGCTGTTGTGCAGTTCAACGGCAGTCTCGCGTTACTCTGGCACGATGTCATCGTTGAGCGTGCTCTTGATACTCTGACCAGATCTACACGACCACAGGTGACTCAAACGGGCCTGGTTAAACAGTTTTCTATCACAATACAAAATTACAGCATGTACCTCTGTCCTACATCTGCAACTAGGATGCTGGGGTCAACGATGTCAAACTTTTGAGGcccataaaataaacaattttgtcACCAGAACTCTTTATGTCTTTGTTGTGACCAGCGTCTGCTGAAAGCAGTACAGAAGAATGCAACCCGAGGTGACCCTCAGAGTGTGATCTCGGCCATTGATCATTTCTGCCGACACAGTGAATGGGCTATGAACATTGGAGACGAAAAAGGTCCGAACGCTGCTTTTGTATTTCCAGACTCGTGTCAAATTATTTTTGTCATCGCACAAAAATTTTCAGGGGAAAAAACTGAAAGAAatttcagaaattattttttttaatgaaaataacatttgaatatGTTTGCTTCAAAATAGGGAAATTggttttatgtaattttatgttACTTGAAGTTTACACTACCATATAacttggggtcagtaagttttttttttttcatattaatacttttatacaaaacttttcaaatgttcttttaatcaaaacatcctgaaaaaatgtatcatggtttccaaaacaatattaacaGCAACATTTACAAcactaacaataaaaacatgtttcttgagcaccaaatcagcatatcagaatgatttctgaaggatcatgtgactgctggaaattcatctttgtcatcacaagaataaattacattttaaaatgtattaaaatagaaaacttttactttaaactgtaataatatttcacaatattactgttttttttatcaaataaacatccttggtgagcaaaaacattaaaaaacaaaagctGTATAGACCTCAAACCTTTGAGACGTATAGTGAATGTTCTTTAAATATATGTGGCTCTGAATAAACTTTTAAGAATCTGTCAAATGTCAGCATTCCTGTACTGTTCCATGTCCAAAATAAGTTAAAGATGCAGAACTATGTATTTCTATTTGAATCTGCATATATTGTATGCAATAGTATGTCAACTCAACTTCACTAATTTGTGGAACTTTTACTGAGCCAACTATAAATTTGAAATACAAACAGTaactgtatttgtgtgtgtgtttgtgtgtgcaggCTTGGCAATATTTGTCCTTATGTACATGTATACGTgccaaatgtcctcacttatgcactgtaaaaaagaattgttgatttaacttaaaaaagtaagttgccttaaaattttgagttcattgaaattaaaaatttgagttaatacaatgaaggcgattggtttaaacaacagaaactcaaaatattatgttatctgaaccacattaattatttaagctGATTTGActaaagaaaaaatattgtgataacaaatcacgaaaaaatttttttacagtgtacagtgaaatattatgacaACAACTCACCAGTGAGGTCATTTTTCTaggttaaaaatataataatataatatatcatataataatatgatataaaatataaaatataaataacctgatataaaatcaatagaagtttaTGCAATGTCCTCGTTAATATAGTGAAACAAacgtgtctgtgtgtgtgtgtgcgtttttgtgacacatcaggacacaaatttgtataatgatatgggtatgacataggtattacaaggagagggtgacttatgaggacattaccccatttttcaaaaggcttataaatcatacagaatgagtttttttgagaaagtaaaaatgtgcacagttttctgtgatgggtaggtttaggggtagtgtagggggatagaaaatacggtttgtacagtataaaaactattacgcctatggaatatccccacaattcacaaaaacaaatgtgtgtgtgtgtgtgtgtgtgtgtgtgtgtgtgcactcaGGTACTATCCTGGACTCAGTGGTGAATGAGCTGAACCCAGAAAAGGTCCTAGAGTTGGGCACATACTGTGGATACTCTACAGTGCGCATCGCTCGTCTTCTTCCTCCTGGAGCTCGTCTGATAACACTGGAGTTCAATGGTGATTATGCTGCAATTGCACGACAAGTAATCGCCTGGGCAGGTCTTGAAGACAGAGTAAGGGTCCTGTTCTTCCACAAACACTTAATTTACATTGTTTACATTCAGTAGCCCTTATTTACTCTACTCTCTGCTAACATTATGTTTGTAGCCTATACACTGCAAAacccccagagttaaatcaactctgctcagattacatatggtccctctctatatagtgttaatgTTACACTGAAGgaagagttaaagttaatgagataattaagtgatgattgagcattagtgatgaacgcctgctgttaacaagcagaatcactgaagagaaacacaataactacaactgacttccagccacagccttagatgaaatcaactgaagataaaaggcattaaatctctcaagatctgattaaacaactccacaaacagcatattatctcattaactttaactctgtttcagtgttattttaactctatgtagagagggaccatatgttctctgagcagagttgatttaactctggggactTTTCTGTGtatatttcaaatgaaatgaGTCATTTCCTATTTATTATGCCTTGAATTAATGCTTTACTTCATCAGGTGCAGCTTGTAGAAGGCGCGTCTGAAGATTGGATCCCGCGCATGAAGGAGCACTTTGGAATTGAAacatttgatttagtttttctgGACCACTGGAAGGACCGTTACCTCCCTGACACAAAATTAATGGAGGTATTTGATTCTGACCACTGTAATTACATTCAATCTTAGTTAGAGATTATAGTGTCTCTACAATGCAAAAATGTCCAAAACATCATGAATTCAGTGCTATGTCAGTATTTTCTTCTCGATTTTACTGAAAGCATATATCCATCATTTTCTGCtcctcttttttctctcttttttatttataggATTGTGGTCTACTAAGGAAAGGCACCGTTCTGCTTGCTGATAATGTGATCTGTCCGGGAGTCCCAGACTATCTTCAATATGTGCGCAATAGCCTTTCCTATAAAAGCTGCTATTTTAAATCCCATTTAGAGTACACCAAGGCAGAGGACGGCTTGGAGAAGTCTGTGTTTTTGGGCTAGAGATATACATAGATGGTTCATATGCTTAAAAAGAGGACCTTTTATGCTAAGAGTTTCTCAGACCTAACATGAGGTGTATTTTGAGTCCTAAGACTTGCTGTACTTAAAGTCTGTGAATCAGGACACATAGTTCTGCATTTTATTTGTTCAAACAAGAGTTTTTACCACTCTCTACCACTAGAGGGTAGGATCACATTTAAAATGGCTAGATGAAATATGTGACTGTGTCTAGACCCCCTCTTACAATGTAGCTAACCAGAAATTTTATCTTCAAAAAAATCAAGCAGTTTTATATCAATGACTTTTATATCGCATATTTGTATGTGACTTTTTAGGATATTTTACAGTTATTCTGTAATAATTGAAACAATGCCACATTGTATTCATGAAAATATGCATGTCAGCAGCACAATGTAATTTAGAGTGTGTTCATTTTAGCTGTTTTTGCAGTATTGATAATGGCTTTTAATGGATTGCagatttatttatgttttagtgCATATTCTTGTATACTTTAATGTTGCTATTTATTTGTCTCtggaatttttttattaattaaactttttaaagtcATAGGTAATTAGCTTTTTAATCTATAATCTAtgttactgtatattttatttcatctctTAGTGTTAACTAAGttataaaaaacacattttcattacttCACCATTGCTTTTTTGTTGTCTCAAAACACAAAACTATGAAGATATAACAGACAAttacacttttatttatttgttcggATCCCTCACATTTTTAGTGTCGTATCCCACAACTTGATTTAATAGTTATAAATCTTTAATAGCATCAAAAATTAACCTGTACAAAAAATATGTAATGATTTATTAAAGACAAAACATCCCATAATAACATACACCTCTTTTTTCCTATAGGCCTACAGACAGCCACACATTtcaacttaaaggattagttcactttcaaattaaaatttcctaataatttactcacccccatgtcatccaagatgttcatgtctttctttcttcagtcgaaaagaaatcaagttttttgatgaaaacattccaggatttttctccatatagtggacttcaatggaccccaaatggttgaaggtcaaaattgcagtttcagtgcagcttcaaagcgttctacgcgatcccagatgaggattAAGGGTcgtatctagagaaaccatcgctcattttctaaaaataaaattaaaattttatacgttttaatcataaatgctcatcttgaactagctctcttcttctatATTTAAATTcaggcagtgtagacgctgctaagtgtattactgccctccacaggtcaaagtttgaactaattgttatatacaatATGCCAGTgtaagtatataacaattagttcaaacctTTTCTAGTTttacctgtggagggcagtaatacacttagcagcgtctacactgccagaattcaaaTATAGAAGAAGAAAACTAGTTAAAGCTGAGCATTTATGATTAAacatataaaatttaaattttttttttagaaaatgagcgatggtttctctagataacaCTCTTAGGGGCCGTTCATACAGAACGCGTCTTTGTGTCTAAAACGCGAGACGCGGCGCTCAGGAGTGGTTTTAAAAAACGCGCAGCGTAGAACGTGAGGCAATAACGACAACAAcggaaataataaaaataggtAAACAGCAGAATtgacagatacaagttttgacatggaaaaaaagaaaataagataataatgagcgcctcctccgccatgttgccgtcatataaaacagttgtcatgccaacttgCTACTGTAAACAGAAGCTTGCAACTTTCGCCCCGCCtccgagttcttctgattggtccactgttttggaactgacattgatgagcggcgctgcacgtaaaagttgaaattcttttaacttgacacggcgtcttaaaaacgcggcgctcaagtgagaggcgctgcaaaagacgcgagacgcgagcgtaacggtcatgAACGTCCGTCAAGcacgtgtttacatagaaaaacaatgggaaagtagcgcattggaatagaaaaacgcgttctgtgtgaacggccccttattcctcgtctgggatcgcgtagaacgctttgaagctgcaatgaaactgtaattttgaccttcaaccatttggggtccattgaagtccattatatggagaaaaatcctggaatgttttcattaaaaaccataatttcttttcgactgaagaaagacggacatggacatcttggatgacatgggggtgagtaaattatcaggaaattttaatttgaaagtgaactaatcctttaattcattCACAAGcacactaataaataaataaaaatattacatgatCTGTGGACAGGGAATACTTTGTCACTCGATCGCTGGTTTGCTTTAAAATTTAACAGAGATGGCACGTTTATTTGAATAATTCATTCATAACATAAAGCCAAAGATATCCAGAGAAAGGGGACTAAAAGTGAAGAGTCAGTATGTTGGGGATATGAAAAGCCATTAGCCCATATACAGCCATGTGTGTGTCAGAATAAAGTCCAACGATGGTATTATGGACCGGAGTATGGCTATACACTACCATTTTAAACCACACGTGACCGTGAGGTCAACTAGATTATCTTTATGTCTttataaaaagtcaaaaaataattctaaaatctacaaaatgaaaacatataaATCTTTATGACAAGACCAGGAGGGTCTCGCACCAGATTGTTTCATAAAAGCAGACGATCTGAACGCAGAGAACTATATCCAGCAGTgctcacattaaaaatatataccgGTCCATTCCTCTCAGAGACTTCTCAAATGCATGCATGTGGTAATCCCAATCTGTGCccattagagagagagagagagagagcaaggaagagagggagagggagtgAGTGACAGAGTGTGCGAGAGAGGGAGACAGAAAGCGAGAGAGTGAGcgaaagagacagacagagtgAGGGGGCTTTTAAAGGATTTGACAGTGATTTGTAGAATCAGAGTTGTGGAATGTTCGGGCTTTTCCACCTTTTCCAGCGTTTTATAGTTTCCTGAAGCTCTCAATACTTTCTACATTAAAATCTCACCTTAATCAAATGAATCTTTAGACTGTCGTTGTGTGAGAAGACTGTGGACATTTTAAGATGAGAGCTGAAGACTCGGATGTTGGTGGCATCTGTCGTGCTTCAAAACCATCCAACTTCAGCTCCAGATGGGCGCACACCGGCAGCAGCATCAGTCGGTGAGACATTTTTAAGAAgtgaatgaattaataattgTTATGCCAAAACATTGAATGTATCTTCGCTTAAAATGTTACGATGTTGTAAAGATGTCTGTTCAGGTCTCGGGAAACAGGCAGTAGTGCTGCTGTTCCCACGAATGCTTAATTAAacgaatgtgtgtgtgtctccccGCGGGAACTTCAGCTTTCAATCCAAATATAGCACTTTTTCCGCTCACCTGTTGCTGAATATGTATCAGTTAATttgcataaaatattaatatgctTGCCTATACATGCCCTCTATTCTCAGCGGTCTGCTGAGTGCGAAGAACAAGTGAGTTCATTTTTTAGAGGACTGAGAATTGAAACTTTAAAGattaacttatttttaaaaagtaaaatgaataataaaagtTATTATATGGACTGGATTGCTTCGTTGAATTTGTGTCATTAGGCttttatgtgtaaaaaaaaatgtaaatttggaTGTAAGAATATTGAGCTGTGGTGTCCTTACAAAAATCTATCGAAAGACCGTGTTTTTGGTCAGTACTATGATGgcaataccatggtattttttaaaagtaacataCAATATCATTGTGCCATGGTATATGTAACCAAGTTGGTTGGTACACTTTTCATTCTTTGTTGAATATTTCTGGTGAAACCAATGGAATGgaaaaaatggaaattaaaaatgaaaattgttaaTATTGTGGGTTTGGTTGGCAGAGTGTTAAAAAACAAACCCTGATAGCACACAAACATCTTGGAGGCGTCTATTTGATGTGCGTGTTTACGTCTGGAAGTGTTTGCTCACCTGCAATACGTCTACAAGACGTTTCCTCTCAGATGTCAAATAGATGTTTAGAAGATGTCTTTAAGAcgtttatgatttagaatgtatgtaaaactgacatcttacagttttttacgattgctttagcacaattttaaaaacaaggcgcattttgtcaaaacactacacacaattcacAGATCCACACACACAATAGCAGAACACCTCAGttcttttgcaaaatgaaaaacttcattcaaaactttacgttaatttaaacaaaacccAACTTTGACACTGTATGGAACACACATGGTTCATACATT encodes the following:
- the comtb gene encoding catechol O-methyltransferase B isoform X2, which encodes MLLVLLCWFVGVTVLLYILYSWLIPAVVQFNGSLALLWHDVIVERALDTLTRSTRPQRLLKAVQKNATRGDPQSVISAIDHFCRHSEWAMNIGDEKGTILDSVVNELNPEKVLELGTYCGYSTVRIARLLPPGARLITLEFNGDYAAIARQVIAWAGLEDRVQLVEGASEDWIPRMKEHFGIETFDLVFLDHWKDRYLPDTKLMEDCGLLRKGTVLLADNVICPGVPDYLQYVRNSLSYKSCYFKSHLEYTKAEDGLEKSVFLG
- the comtb gene encoding catechol O-methyltransferase B isoform X1, which translates into the protein MNVISVSGSSMLLVLLCWFVGVTVLLYILYSWLIPAVVQFNGSLALLWHDVIVERALDTLTRSTRPQRLLKAVQKNATRGDPQSVISAIDHFCRHSEWAMNIGDEKGTILDSVVNELNPEKVLELGTYCGYSTVRIARLLPPGARLITLEFNGDYAAIARQVIAWAGLEDRVQLVEGASEDWIPRMKEHFGIETFDLVFLDHWKDRYLPDTKLMEDCGLLRKGTVLLADNVICPGVPDYLQYVRNSLSYKSCYFKSHLEYTKAEDGLEKSVFLG